The proteins below come from a single Cylindrospermopsis raciborskii Cr2010 genomic window:
- a CDS encoding F0F1 ATP synthase subunit B', which produces MTHWITLLAVEEVAKEGGLFDLDATLPLMAIQFLVLALILNATLYKPLGQAIDGRNDYIRNNQLDAQQRLSQAEKLAAQYEQELAGARRQAQAVIAQAQAEAQKVAAQKIAAAQQEAQAQREKAASEIEQQKQQALASLEAQVDALSRQILEKLLGADLISQR; this is translated from the coding sequence ATGACACATTGGATCACCTTGTTGGCAGTAGAAGAGGTTGCCAAGGAAGGGGGCTTGTTTGACTTAGACGCGACTTTGCCCTTGATGGCAATTCAGTTTCTAGTTTTAGCCCTGATATTGAATGCAACCCTCTATAAACCATTGGGTCAAGCCATTGATGGACGTAATGACTACATCCGGAATAATCAATTGGATGCCCAACAGCGTTTGTCCCAGGCGGAAAAACTGGCGGCTCAGTATGAACAAGAACTAGCTGGTGCAAGAAGACAAGCGCAAGCAGTGATTGCTCAAGCTCAAGCAGAGGCGCAAAAAGTAGCGGCTCAAAAAATAGCGGCAGCACAGCAAGAAGCCCAGGCACAAAGAGAAAAAGCAGCTAGTGAAATTGAGCAGCAAAAACAACAAGCTTTAGCTTCTTTAGAAGCGCAAGTGGATGCCCTCAGTCGCCAAATATTGGAGAAGCTGTTAGGTGCTGATCTAATAAGCCAACGCTAA
- the menA gene encoding 2-carboxy-1,4-naphthoquinone phytyltransferase, producing MTTRQIPNRKLWMAAIKPPMYSVAIMPIWVGSCVAFAQTQIFHGVLFGIFATAAILILAWENITNDVFDAETGIDKNKHHSLVSLTGNKQLMFWLGNLCLVLGLSGIIAIAWLQKDPTVIGLILLCCSLGYVYQGPPFRLGYKGWGEVLCFFAFGPVGMTAAYYSQTQNWSPTNLAASVIVGIVTSLVLFCSHFHQVKDDIAAGKRSPIVRLGTQRSAEVLVWFTASIYVICLLLVLLGIFPFWTLLSWLSLPFGVKLCGHVWKNHHLPEKVSNCKFIAIGVHFWSCLLLGIGFILG from the coding sequence ATGACCACAAGACAAATACCCAATCGTAAGTTATGGATGGCTGCTATTAAACCACCAATGTACAGTGTTGCTATTATGCCTATATGGGTGGGATCTTGTGTCGCTTTTGCGCAAACTCAAATTTTTCATGGAGTCCTATTTGGGATTTTTGCAACTGCGGCAATTTTGATTCTAGCGTGGGAGAATATCACTAATGATGTTTTTGATGCGGAAACGGGTATTGATAAAAATAAACATCACTCATTAGTAAGTTTAACAGGTAATAAGCAATTAATGTTTTGGTTGGGTAATTTGTGCCTAGTTTTGGGTTTGTCAGGAATAATTGCGATCGCCTGGTTACAGAAAGATCCAACTGTGATTGGACTTATTCTATTGTGTTGTAGTTTAGGTTATGTGTACCAGGGACCTCCCTTTAGATTGGGGTATAAGGGTTGGGGAGAAGTTTTGTGTTTCTTTGCGTTTGGACCTGTGGGGATGACAGCAGCATACTACAGTCAAACCCAAAATTGGTCACCTACTAATTTAGCTGCTTCGGTTATTGTGGGTATTGTAACTAGTTTAGTATTATTCTGTTCTCATTTTCATCAAGTAAAAGATGACATTGCTGCGGGAAAACGGTCACCCATTGTGAGGTTAGGAACACAAAGGAGTGCGGAAGTTTTAGTATGGTTTACCGCTAGCATTTATGTGATATGTTTATTATTGGTATTGTTAGGGATTTTTCCCTTTTGGACTCTATTAAGTTGGTTGAGTTTACCTTTTGGGGTGAAATTATGTGGTCACGTGTGGAAAAACCATCATCTTCCCGAAAAGGTGAGTAATTGCAAGTTCATTGCCATCGGGGTGCATTTTTGGAGTTGTTTGTTATTAGGGATAGGGTTTATTTTGGGTTAG
- the atpB gene encoding F0F1 ATP synthase subunit A produces MLNFLNFYSFPLAELEVGKHLYWQIGNLKLHGQVFLTSWFVIGVLTLASILASSNVKRIPRGIQNLMEFALEFIRDLAKNQIGEKEYRPWVPFVGTLFLFIFVSNWSGALVPFKLIHLPEGELAAPTSDINTTVALALLTSLAYFYAGFSKKGLGYFGNYVQPVSFMLPFKIIEDFTKPLSLSFRLFGNILADELVVGVLVLLVPLFVPLPVMALGLFTSAIQALIFATLAAAYIGEAMEDHHGEEHEGSH; encoded by the coding sequence ATGCTCAATTTTCTGAACTTCTACTCCTTTCCCTTAGCAGAATTGGAGGTGGGTAAGCATCTGTACTGGCAAATAGGCAACCTAAAGCTCCATGGACAGGTGTTTCTCACATCCTGGTTTGTAATCGGCGTATTAACACTAGCTTCCATTCTGGCAAGCAGCAATGTGAAACGCATTCCTAGAGGCATTCAAAACCTAATGGAGTTTGCCCTAGAATTCATTCGGGACTTGGCAAAAAACCAGATTGGCGAAAAAGAATATCGCCCCTGGGTGCCTTTTGTGGGCACGTTGTTCTTGTTCATTTTCGTCTCCAACTGGTCCGGAGCATTAGTTCCATTTAAACTAATTCATTTGCCAGAAGGTGAACTGGCCGCTCCTACCAGCGATATCAATACAACAGTTGCCTTAGCGTTGTTAACATCTTTAGCTTATTTTTATGCTGGATTCAGCAAAAAAGGCTTAGGGTACTTTGGCAACTACGTGCAACCAGTGTCCTTTATGTTGCCCTTCAAGATTATTGAAGATTTCACCAAACCTCTTTCCCTAAGTTTCCGTTTATTCGGTAACATTTTAGCTGATGAACTGGTAGTTGGCGTGCTAGTGTTACTAGTGCCCCTGTTTGTACCATTGCCAGTGATGGCCTTGGGACTATTCACAAGTGCCATTCAAGCCCTAATTTTTGCCACCCTCGCTGCTGCTTATATTGGTGAAGCGATGGAAGATCATCATGGCGAAGAGCATGAGGGAAGTCATTAG
- a CDS encoding o-succinylbenzoate synthase, which produces MEYQFSFRHFSQKFTHAVITNHGVWDMREGVMIRLVDRTGKVGWGEISPIAWFGSETLEQAREFCSQLPKIITLEMILGIPAHLPACQFAFESARENFSNSMPVFKNQHLGDESLISKKMKYSALLPRGEAAVQGWKNLWQKGYETFKLKIAVDDITQELEILHLLVGQLPESAKIRLDANGGLNYQQAKLWLEVCDQFSEKIEFIEQPLGMDRLEEMLELSQVYLTEIALDESVATWQKLESCYQMGWRGVFVVKPAILGSPSRLREFCQNHTIDLVFSSVFETPIGREAALKLAGELSYGISNLSGNCRSLGFGIDHYFALQSTNWPEVLWNPIY; this is translated from the coding sequence ATGGAGTACCAATTTTCTTTTCGTCACTTTAGTCAGAAATTTACCCATGCTGTGATTACCAATCATGGTGTTTGGGATATGCGAGAGGGCGTAATGATTAGACTAGTTGACCGAACTGGGAAAGTAGGTTGGGGGGAAATTTCTCCTATTGCTTGGTTTGGTTCAGAAACCTTAGAACAAGCTAGGGAGTTTTGTAGTCAACTACCAAAGATAATTACTCTGGAGATGATTTTGGGCATTCCAGCGCACTTACCAGCTTGTCAATTTGCTTTTGAATCTGCCAGAGAAAATTTTTCCAATTCAATGCCTGTTTTTAAAAATCAACATTTAGGAGATGAAAGCCTAATAAGTAAAAAGATGAAATATAGTGCTTTATTACCTAGAGGAGAAGCTGCTGTTCAGGGATGGAAAAATTTATGGCAAAAGGGTTATGAGACCTTCAAACTAAAAATAGCGGTGGATGACATAACTCAGGAATTAGAAATTTTGCACTTACTGGTTGGTCAACTACCAGAATCTGCCAAAATTCGGTTAGACGCTAATGGAGGACTCAATTATCAACAGGCTAAATTATGGTTAGAAGTTTGTGATCAATTTTCTGAAAAGATTGAATTTATCGAGCAACCGTTGGGGATGGATAGGTTGGAAGAAATGCTAGAATTGAGTCAGGTATATTTAACAGAAATCGCTTTAGATGAGTCTGTTGCTACCTGGCAAAAGTTAGAAAGTTGTTATCAAATGGGGTGGCGAGGAGTTTTTGTGGTCAAACCAGCTATTTTAGGTTCACCATCTCGGTTGAGGGAATTCTGCCAAAATCACACCATTGATCTGGTATTTTCTTCTGTATTTGAAACTCCTATTGGTAGAGAAGCTGCGCTCAAGTTAGCTGGGGAACTATCTTATGGGATATCTAACCTATCTGGTAATTGCCGTTCTTTAGGTTTTGGTATTGATCATTATTTTGCACTACAATCTACAAACTGGCCAGAAGTTTTATGGAATCCTATTTATTAA
- the atpA gene encoding F0F1 ATP synthase subunit alpha, producing MSISIKPDEISSIIQQQIEQYDQEVKVANVGTVLQVGDGIARIYGLEQVMSGELLEFEDGTVGIAQNLEEDNVGAVLMGEGRNIQEGSTVTATAKIAQVGVGEALIGRVVDALGRAIDGKGEIKATTTRLIESPAPGIIARRSVHEPMQTGITAIDSMIPIGRGQRELIIGDRQTGKTSIAIDTIINQKGEDVVCVYVAVGQKASTVANVVQTLQEKGALEYTVVVAANASDPATLQFLAPYTGATIAEYFMYQGKATLVIYDDLSKQAQAYRQMSLLLRRPPGREAYPGDVFYIHSRLLERAAKLSDELGKGSMTALPIIETQAGDVSAYIPTNVISITDGQIFLSSDLFNSGVRPAVNPGISVSRVGSAAQTKAMKKVAGKIKLELAQFDDLQAFAQFASDLDKTTQDQLARGQRLRELLKQPQNDPLSVAEQVAILYAGINGYLDDIAVNQVTSFVKGFRDYLKSGNNSYYQGVQTSKVLGEAEEVALKEALADYKKTFLATV from the coding sequence ATGAGCATTTCCATTAAACCTGACGAAATCAGCAGCATTATCCAACAACAAATCGAGCAATATGACCAAGAAGTCAAGGTTGCTAATGTTGGTACTGTACTACAAGTTGGTGATGGTATTGCCCGGATCTACGGCTTAGAACAAGTCATGTCCGGGGAACTTTTAGAATTTGAAGATGGCACTGTTGGTATCGCCCAAAACTTAGAAGAAGATAACGTGGGCGCCGTACTAATGGGTGAAGGCAGAAATATTCAAGAAGGTAGTACCGTTACTGCAACCGCTAAAATTGCCCAAGTAGGTGTGGGTGAAGCCCTCATCGGTCGGGTAGTAGATGCTTTAGGCAGAGCAATTGACGGTAAAGGTGAAATTAAGGCTACTACCACTCGCTTAATTGAGTCCCCCGCCCCTGGGATTATTGCCCGTCGTTCTGTACATGAACCCATGCAAACGGGTATTACAGCTATTGATTCCATGATTCCCATTGGTCGGGGTCAACGGGAGTTAATTATTGGTGACCGTCAAACTGGTAAGACCTCTATTGCTATTGACACCATTATTAACCAAAAAGGTGAAGATGTGGTTTGCGTTTATGTAGCAGTGGGTCAAAAGGCTTCCACAGTTGCTAACGTGGTTCAAACCCTACAGGAAAAAGGCGCTTTAGAATATACGGTAGTTGTAGCAGCTAATGCCAGTGACCCAGCTACTTTACAATTCCTGGCTCCCTACACAGGTGCTACTATTGCTGAGTACTTTATGTACCAAGGTAAAGCTACCTTAGTGATTTACGATGACCTTTCTAAGCAAGCTCAGGCTTATCGTCAAATGTCCTTGCTGTTACGTCGTCCACCCGGAAGAGAAGCATATCCAGGAGACGTGTTCTACATTCACTCTCGCTTATTAGAAAGAGCAGCAAAATTGAGTGATGAATTGGGTAAGGGTAGTATGACTGCTTTACCTATCATTGAAACCCAAGCTGGTGACGTTTCTGCTTACATTCCTACCAACGTGATTTCTATCACTGATGGACAGATTTTCCTTTCTTCTGACCTGTTTAACTCTGGTGTTCGTCCAGCAGTGAATCCGGGTATCTCCGTATCCCGGGTGGGTTCCGCTGCCCAAACTAAAGCAATGAAGAAAGTAGCAGGTAAGATTAAATTGGAATTGGCACAGTTTGATGACTTACAAGCCTTCGCCCAATTTGCTTCTGACCTAGATAAAACTACCCAGGATCAGTTAGCACGAGGACAACGTTTACGGGAACTGTTGAAACAGCCCCAAAATGATCCTCTCTCTGTTGCTGAACAGGTCGCTATTCTTTACGCCGGTATTAACGGTTATTTAGATGATATAGCTGTTAACCAGGTGACCAGCTTTGTTAAAGGTTTCCGTGACTACTTAAAGAGTGGTAATAACTCTTACTACCAAGGAGTGCAAACCAGCAAAGTCCTAGGAGAAGCGGAAGAAGTAGCCCTGAAAGAAGCTTTAGCTGATTACAAAAAGACTTTTCTAGCTACGGTGTAA
- a CDS encoding isochorismate synthase, whose product MTISPCLPRFLTDYKDLHQLLLAVQQRCYENHHQQIVSISLAIDFIDPLFVLDKLGQRNTLNFYFENKSKGEAIVAIDAIKKLDINGQNRFNKTEDFIKDCLKNIINFGNLNEPFTGSHFFCSFSFFEQHQHSNYPFPAATIFLPKLQVAVKNSSCTLVINKLVDADADVDVNHILQDIQNKIRTLQSLTNGLPMAVTTCKSSHRSQINNPDVFKNSVLSALKKIEAKQLSKIVLADTLDVYSYSSFNLLKSLNNLRNLHPNCYVFCISNGRGENFLGASPERLISIQDHQLITDALAGSAPRGKTPKEDAVNAHRLVNSSKEKHEHNLVIDFISQRLSQLGLFPQPLTPRLRQLANIQHLWTPITAVVPNNVHPIKIVAQLHPTPAVAGATREIACAEIRHYEKFDRGLYAAPLGWLDSRGNCEFIVGIRSALINNNCARLYAGAGIVAGSDPEREFAEVQLKLQALLKALV is encoded by the coding sequence ATGACAATTTCACCATGTCTTCCAAGATTCCTCACAGATTATAAAGATTTGCATCAACTACTGTTAGCAGTGCAACAAAGATGCTATGAAAATCATCACCAGCAAATTGTTAGCATCTCCCTGGCAATTGATTTTATAGATCCCCTATTTGTATTAGATAAGTTAGGACAAAGGAACACATTGAACTTTTATTTTGAAAATAAAAGTAAAGGGGAAGCCATTGTGGCTATTGATGCCATAAAGAAATTAGATATTAATGGTCAAAACAGATTTAACAAAACGGAAGATTTTATCAAAGATTGTCTAAAAAATATCATTAATTTCGGTAATCTTAATGAACCGTTCACAGGTAGTCACTTTTTTTGCAGTTTTAGTTTTTTTGAACAGCACCAGCATTCAAATTATCCCTTTCCAGCAGCGACAATTTTTCTACCCAAATTACAAGTAGCTGTGAAAAATTCCTCTTGTACTCTAGTAATCAACAAGCTAGTTGATGCTGATGCTGATGTTGATGTTAACCACATACTCCAAGATATCCAAAATAAAATCAGGACTTTACAATCTTTAACCAATGGTCTCCCCATGGCTGTGACTACCTGCAAAAGTTCCCACAGAAGCCAGATAAACAATCCGGACGTTTTTAAAAACTCAGTTTTATCAGCTCTCAAAAAAATAGAGGCTAAACAGTTAAGCAAAATTGTTTTGGCAGACACATTAGATGTATATTCATATAGTTCGTTTAATCTATTAAAATCCCTAAATAATTTAAGGAACTTACATCCTAACTGTTATGTGTTTTGTATTAGTAATGGTCGAGGAGAAAACTTCCTAGGCGCCAGTCCAGAACGACTAATTAGCATTCAAGACCACCAGCTAATCACCGATGCACTAGCTGGTTCAGCTCCCAGGGGTAAAACACCTAAGGAAGATGCAGTTAATGCCCATAGATTAGTCAACAGTAGCAAGGAAAAACACGAACATAACCTGGTAATTGATTTTATCAGTCAGAGACTATCACAACTGGGGTTATTTCCCCAACCCCTAACTCCACGACTACGACAACTGGCAAATATTCAACACCTCTGGACACCAATTACTGCTGTGGTTCCCAATAATGTTCACCCCATAAAAATTGTTGCCCAATTACACCCCACACCTGCTGTAGCAGGGGCGACTAGAGAAATTGCCTGTGCGGAAATTAGGCACTACGAAAAATTTGATCGGGGTCTATATGCTGCACCCCTAGGATGGTTAGATAGTAGGGGAAATTGCGAGTTTATTGTGGGTATTCGTTCCGCTCTTATTAACAATAATTGTGCCAGATTATATGCTGGTGCTGGTATTGTTGCGGGTTCTGACCCTGAACGAGAATTTGCTGAGGTGCAGCTTAAATTACAAGCCTTACTTAAAGCTTTGGTGTAG
- a CDS encoding ATP synthase subunit I yields the protein MTNLILKPEEQKNSAMKEFYQLYQELLVITLVLTAVIFTAVWIAYSLNMALNYLLGACAGVLYLRMLARDVERLGTEKQQLSKTRLALLVVLILLASRWNQLQIMPIFLGFLTYKATLIIYVIRMAFVL from the coding sequence ATGACCAACCTGATTCTCAAACCAGAGGAACAAAAAAACTCTGCCATGAAAGAGTTTTACCAACTCTATCAAGAGCTGTTGGTCATTACCCTTGTCCTAACAGCAGTAATTTTCACAGCCGTTTGGATTGCTTATTCCCTGAACATGGCCTTAAACTATTTATTAGGGGCATGTGCGGGAGTGCTTTACCTAAGGATGTTGGCCAGAGATGTAGAGCGTTTAGGCACAGAGAAACAACAGCTGAGTAAAACCCGATTAGCCTTATTAGTCGTGCTGATATTGTTAGCATCACGGTGGAATCAACTGCAAATCATGCCCATATTCTTGGGATTTCTGACCTACAAAGCCACGCTCATCATCTATGTAATCAGGATGGCTTTTGTCTTGTGA
- a CDS encoding F0F1 ATP synthase subunit B → MGTFLLLIAEATAVTGELAEGAEHSGIGLNTNIFETNLINLAIIITVLFVFGRKVLGNTLKTRRENIETAIKSAEERAANAAKQLKVAEEKLTQAQVEANRIKADAETNAKAAGEAILVQAAADVEKMQAAGAADLNAELERVISQLRQKVVAQALQKAEAELKAGIAEDAQIRIIDRSIAQLGG, encoded by the coding sequence ATGGGGACTTTTTTACTATTGATAGCGGAAGCAACCGCTGTCACGGGTGAATTGGCAGAGGGAGCAGAACATAGCGGTATTGGTCTAAATACTAATATTTTTGAGACCAACCTAATTAACCTTGCCATTATTATTACTGTGCTGTTTGTTTTTGGACGTAAAGTATTGGGTAATACCCTAAAAACTCGTCGAGAAAACATCGAAACAGCGATTAAGAGTGCAGAGGAAAGAGCTGCAAATGCTGCGAAGCAGTTAAAGGTAGCTGAGGAAAAACTAACACAAGCCCAGGTGGAAGCTAACAGAATTAAAGCTGATGCGGAAACCAATGCCAAAGCAGCTGGGGAAGCAATTTTAGTCCAAGCTGCTGCTGACGTTGAGAAGATGCAAGCTGCTGGGGCAGCCGATTTAAATGCGGAACTGGAGCGGGTAATTTCTCAATTACGGCAGAAAGTGGTAGCTCAAGCTTTACAAAAAGCCGAAGCAGAACTCAAAGCTGGCATTGCTGAGGATGCTCAAATAAGAATTATTGACCGTAGCATCGCTCAATTGGGAGGTTAG
- the atpE gene encoding ATP synthase F0 subunit C: MDPLISAASVLAAALAVGLAAIGPGIGQGNAAGQAVEGIARQPEAEGKIRGTLLLSLAFMEALTIYGLVVALVLLFANPFA; this comes from the coding sequence ATGGATCCATTAATTTCTGCTGCTTCCGTATTAGCTGCTGCTCTAGCTGTTGGTTTAGCTGCTATTGGTCCTGGTATTGGTCAAGGTAATGCAGCAGGACAAGCTGTAGAAGGTATTGCTCGTCAACCAGAAGCAGAAGGCAAAATTCGCGGTACATTATTGCTGAGTTTGGCGTTTATGGAAGCGCTAACCATCTACGGCTTAGTAGTTGCCCTAGTATTGTTGTTTGCTAACCCCTTCGCATAA
- a CDS encoding class I SAM-dependent methyltransferase — MSDTQITAAVAKLYDTYPFPPEPILDQPPPGYNWRWNWLAAYNFCTGRKPSKQDIRILDAGCGSGVSTEYLVHLNPYSHVVGIDISPGTLEVARKRCQSSGANRVEFHHLSIYDVDQIPGKFDLINSVGVLHHLPDPITGIQSLAGKLAPGGIMHIFVYGELGRWEIQLMQKAIALLQGSKRGDYGDGVQVGRKVFDTLPENNRIVNREKARWSWENQKDECFADMYVHPQEIDYNIDSLFQLIDASGLQFVGFSNPGFWNLERLLGRAPELMARAQELSPREQYRLIELLDPEVAHYEFFLTSPPLEKSHWQDDHALLAAIPELNPCLDGFPSRCIFNYDYQIINLSPQELEFMEKCNGSQTISQILVESQVDLAGVRKLIEQQLLILSPNP, encoded by the coding sequence ATGTCCGACACCCAAATCACTGCTGCTGTAGCCAAACTTTATGACACTTACCCGTTCCCCCCTGAACCAATTCTAGACCAACCACCACCAGGATATAATTGGCGCTGGAATTGGTTAGCTGCTTATAACTTCTGTACCGGGAGAAAACCCTCAAAACAAGATATCCGGATTTTAGATGCTGGTTGTGGATCGGGAGTTAGCACGGAATATTTAGTACATTTGAATCCCTACTCACATGTAGTAGGAATAGATATTAGTCCAGGTACCCTAGAAGTTGCTAGAAAACGCTGTCAAAGTTCCGGTGCTAACCGGGTGGAATTTCACCACCTGAGTATTTATGATGTGGACCAAATACCAGGAAAGTTTGATTTGATTAATTCCGTTGGTGTACTCCATCATTTACCTGACCCCATCACTGGTATTCAGTCCCTCGCTGGTAAACTGGCACCAGGAGGAATTATGCACATCTTTGTTTATGGTGAATTGGGTAGATGGGAAATACAACTTATGCAAAAGGCGATCGCACTTCTCCAAGGAAGTAAACGTGGCGATTATGGAGATGGGGTGCAAGTGGGTAGAAAAGTATTTGACACTCTACCAGAAAACAATAGAATTGTCAATAGAGAGAAAGCCAGATGGTCATGGGAAAATCAAAAGGACGAGTGTTTTGCTGACATGTACGTCCATCCCCAGGAAATAGATTATAATATTGATTCTTTATTCCAGCTCATAGATGCTTCTGGGTTACAGTTTGTAGGATTTTCCAATCCAGGCTTTTGGAACCTGGAGAGATTATTGGGGAGAGCGCCAGAACTGATGGCAAGAGCCCAAGAACTATCCCCCAGAGAACAATATCGCCTCATAGAACTATTAGACCCCGAAGTTGCCCACTACGAGTTTTTCCTGACTTCTCCTCCCTTAGAAAAAAGCCATTGGCAAGATGATCATGCCCTACTAGCAGCCATACCAGAACTAAACCCTTGTCTGGATGGATTTCCCAGTCGATGTATATTTAATTACGACTACCAGATTATTAATCTATCTCCCCAGGAGTTAGAGTTCATGGAAAAATGTAATGGCTCCCAAACCATATCACAAATTCTCGTAGAAAGTCAAGTGGATTTAGCTGGAGTCAGGAAATTGATAGAGCAGCAATTATTGATACTCAGTCCCAACCCCTAG
- the atpH gene encoding ATP synthase F1 subunit delta: MKSNAATAEVAQPYAQALLSVAKANNLTEEFGTDARTLISLISGSGELQNFLDNPFIRPENKKNLLRQLLGESVNSYLRNFILLLVDRRRISFLEPILQQYIILLRELTQTVLAEVSSAIPLTDEQLQTVREKVISITKAREVEIETKIDTDLIGGVVIKVGSQVVDASLRGQLRRLSLRLTSG; encoded by the coding sequence ATGAAAAGTAATGCAGCGACAGCAGAAGTAGCACAGCCCTATGCACAGGCTTTGTTATCAGTGGCTAAAGCCAACAATTTGACAGAAGAGTTCGGCACAGATGCGCGGACTTTGATTAGTTTGATTTCTGGTTCTGGGGAACTACAAAACTTTTTGGATAACCCCTTTATTCGACCAGAAAACAAAAAGAATCTACTCAGACAACTGTTGGGGGAAAGTGTTAATTCCTACCTGAGAAATTTCATCTTGCTGTTAGTTGATAGAAGACGGATTTCCTTTTTGGAACCAATTTTACAGCAGTATATCATTCTGTTGCGGGAATTAACCCAAACGGTTTTAGCAGAAGTTAGTTCTGCCATTCCCCTAACCGATGAACAACTACAAACAGTAAGAGAAAAGGTAATTTCTATTACCAAAGCTCGGGAAGTAGAAATTGAAACTAAAATCGACACCGATTTAATTGGTGGTGTAGTGATTAAAGTAGGTTCCCAAGTAGTTGATGCCAGCTTACGTGGTCAACTACGTCGTCTTTCTCTACGCTTAACCAGTGGTTAA
- a CDS encoding 2-succinylbenzoate--CoA ligase yields the protein MESYLLKSLSDLEDKNISRENWLIVKNGEQFEPLVKELYGEIRHQLDRQIDHNHEPVYKPLKIILAQRDPVKFLAGFIAGCAAECAVFLCNPDWEKNEWEQVWNLVKPDIIWGDEIKFPDFTTTNIPEEPMISGIMIPTGGSSGKIKFAIHTWETLTASVWGFTEYFNLSSVNSFCVLPLYHVSGLMQFIRSFTTGGKLVITSFKQLTSESNQTSDIYKIKNSDFFISLVPTQLQKLLDNQKLTQWLSEFETVLLGGGPSWNDLLTKARANGIRLAPTYGMTETASQIATLKPDEFLKIAPDEFLKTKNSGRTLPHAEIVIEHLLENEHYGGNHLGAIRIKAKSLVLGYYPTIWQDSQGFLTDDMGFLDQNGYLHIMGRRSNKIISGGENIYPPEVEAAIRATNLIMDVCVIGIPDHNWGEAVTAIYVPQSPPTPIPEIKNQLQQTLTRFKIPKYWIPVVSLPRNPQGKINISQLQQIVLESLDQEMII from the coding sequence ATGGAATCCTATTTATTAAAAAGTTTATCAGATCTAGAAGATAAAAACATCTCTCGGGAAAATTGGTTAATAGTTAAAAATGGTGAACAATTTGAACCCCTTGTTAAGGAATTATATGGTGAAATACGTCACCAATTAGATAGGCAAATTGACCACAACCATGAACCCGTATATAAACCCCTAAAAATCATTTTAGCCCAGCGAGATCCGGTAAAATTTCTGGCGGGATTTATTGCTGGTTGTGCAGCTGAGTGTGCAGTTTTTTTATGTAATCCCGACTGGGAAAAAAATGAATGGGAGCAAGTTTGGAATTTAGTAAAACCAGATATTATTTGGGGTGATGAGATAAAATTTCCTGATTTTACCACCACTAATATTCCGGAAGAACCTATGATTAGTGGCATTATGATTCCCACTGGTGGTTCATCGGGAAAGATTAAATTTGCCATTCATACCTGGGAAACTCTCACCGCGTCAGTATGGGGATTTACAGAATATTTTAATTTAAGTTCGGTGAATTCTTTCTGTGTTTTACCACTATATCATGTGAGTGGTTTGATGCAGTTTATAAGAAGTTTTACCACCGGTGGAAAATTAGTTATTACTTCATTTAAACAGCTCACATCTGAATCTAACCAAACATCAGATATTTACAAGATAAAAAACTCAGACTTTTTTATATCTCTAGTGCCAACTCAATTACAAAAACTATTAGACAATCAAAAATTAACCCAATGGCTATCGGAGTTTGAAACTGTATTATTGGGAGGTGGACCATCATGGAATGATTTATTAACCAAAGCTAGAGCAAATGGCATTAGGTTAGCTCCCACATACGGTATGACCGAAACAGCTTCCCAAATAGCCACCTTAAAACCAGATGAGTTTTTAAAAATAGCACCGGATGAGTTTTTAAAAACTAAAAATAGTGGTCGGACTCTCCCCCATGCAGAAATTGTGATAGAGCATCTTCTGGAAAATGAACATTATGGGGGAAATCATCTGGGAGCTATTAGGATTAAAGCTAAATCTTTGGTTTTGGGCTATTATCCCACAATTTGGCAGGATAGTCAGGGTTTTTTAACCGATGATATGGGATTTTTAGACCAGAATGGTTATTTACATATTATGGGACGTAGGAGTAATAAAATTATTTCCGGTGGTGAGAATATTTATCCTCCAGAAGTGGAAGCAGCAATCCGAGCAACTAATCTGATTATGGATGTGTGTGTAATTGGCATACCAGATCATAATTGGGGGGAAGCAGTAACAGCTATTTATGTCCCCCAATCTCCTCCCACTCCCATCCCAGAAATCAAAAACCAACTCCAGCAAACATTAACCAGGTTTAAAATTCCTAAATATTGGATTCCCGTGGTTAGCTTACCTCGTAATCCACAGGGAAAAATCAACATTTCACAACTTCAACAGATCGTCCTGGAATCTCTCGATCAGGAAATGATCATATAA